Genomic DNA from Peribacillus simplex:
CCTGCAGGTCCATTGAGATTTCCTTGATATCTGAATAAGGTTCTTGGATGCTTAATAACCTTTTCAGTATATGCACGGTTTCTTTTTCTAACGAAAGCTCTTCTGTCCAAGGAAGAGCCTTTTTACTTTTGGAAGCGTACGTCGTATAAAGTACATATAGAAGTATTTCCCCCAAGTCGTAAAAATCCTGCCTTTTCTGCTGTAAAATGGATTCTTGTGCCAGATCTGCCGAGTTGATCATTTTAGACAAACCAAAGTCTATCAAAATGGGCTGATGGTTCTTAAGTAAAATATTTGGTATACGTAAATCTTGATGGCAAATGTCATGGCCATGTAGATAAGATACTAAACCGACCAGCTCATCCAGAAAAAATAGAGACTCTTTCTCATTGAACGTTAATTGATTCAAGAAAATATGGTCTTCCAGATTATCCGCTTCAATGAAATCCATCACAAAATAAACATTTCCGTCATGTGAAAAATTCTCGTGAAATTTGGGGATGTTTTTGTGATTTAACATTCGTAATATGGTCATTTCATTTTCAAACTGTTTCAGCTCTTTTTTGCTGCGGCGTTTGCTTTTCCGGAGCTGCTTGATCACTATATTCTCATTCTTTTTCAAATCATTGCAAAGGTAAACAAGACCATAGCTTCCTGTACCGATTACAGCTTTCACCTCGTAACGGTCATTCAAAACCACTCCCTTTTTTAAAGGAATATCCACAAAAAATTGGTAGATCTTTCTTAAGGAACGCAAAATTGAAACTTCCCTCACCACTTTCATATATTCGAGTCGAAAAAGACCATTATTCATTAAGGTGGAAATATGAATGATCATGGATAGTTTAACACTGATTTTTGGTAATGCGGTAATGAAAGTCTTTTTACGATAATTCTTAAAACGAGCTATTAAAAAAATTTCCTTAAATTTCATAATATGAAATTATATGATTTTTAAAATTATTAAGTTTACTATAATGAATTCATAATAAAAGAATAGGAGGTGATAAGATGGATGGGCGCGAGTTGAGAAATTGCTTTGGTAAATTCCCAACCGGAGTCACGATAGTGAGCTGGTTTGATGGGAAAGTTCAAAAGGGCATCACTGTGAATTCATTTACCTCTGTTTCCTTGGATCCCCCGCTCGCTTTAGTATCGATTCATAAAGAAGCAAAAGCCTGCACTGGCATGAAAGGTAAATCTTTTACCATTAATATTTTGTCGGATGAACAAGAATCCATTGCATGGCAATTTGCGGGCAATAAACAGGAAACTCTTGAAATTGACTGGGAGAACAAGGGGATTTCGCCAAAAATAAATGGAAGTGTCGCCTGGATGGAATGCAAACCATGGAAAGAGTATGATGCTGGTGATCATGTATTGTTCATCGGTGAGGTCCAGGAGATACATTTCGAAGATTTGGAAGCGCTTACTTTTTATCGGGGGAAAATGGGGTCTGCTAAACAACTTGTAAAATAAGGGGGAATATTATGGCTATTAAAACCGGCGAAGAATATATTAATAGAATTAAATCAAGGAAGCCAGAAGTCTGGCTTGGTGGAAGAGTGGTTGAAGACATTTATAATGAGCCAATTTTTAAGCAGCCGATACAAGAAATTGCGAAGTTGTATGACATTCAACATGATCCGGAATATCTAGACGAAATCACCCACATTTGCAAAGAAACCGGGGAACGTGTGAACAATGCTTTCTTATTCCCTAAGACATCGGAGGATTTGCAAAAAAGAAGTAAATTATTTGAAGTGTATGCAAGGATGACATATGGACTTATGGGGAGAACGCCGGACTTTTTAAATGTCGTGGTCACTTCCATGGCACATAACTCCTGGTTTCTTGATGAATACAACAAAGACTGGTCAAAGAACATCAAGGATTATTATGCCTATATTCGTGATAACGATTTATTCTTGACGCATGCGATCATTAATCCTCAAAATGATCGAAGCAAGCAATCTCATGAACAAAAAGAAACATATACCCACTTAGGGACCGTTGAGGAAAGAGAAGAAGGAATACTTGTACGCGGTGCAAAGATGTTAGCAACCCTCGCACCGATTACAGATGAGGTGATTATCTATTCTTTCCCAGGATTCACACCAGGAGATGAACGTCATGCGGTAGCATTTGCACTGCCGATCGATACGCCTGGACTGCGCATAATCTGCCGGGAACCAATGCAGGACGGTACACGCTCGATGTTTGACCATCCACTGGCCTCCCGATATGAGGAAATGGATGCCCTGCTTGTATTCAATGATGTACTGGTTCCTTGGAATCGCGTCTTCCTATACAACAATGTTGAGGCGGCAAACCGCTTGTATCCAATGACGGGAATTGCTGAACAGCCTGCTCACCAATCAGGCGTGCGTGGATATATTAAACTGGCATTTGCCGTTGAGGTTGCTTGTAAAGTGGCAGACTCTATCGGAGTTGATGGATTCCTGCATGTACAGCGTGATTTGGGTGAACTTGTTCAATCCGTCGAAGTCATCCGTTCACTGCTTCGGGTAGCGGAATATGAGTACACGATTAATGACTACGGTGAGGCCCGGCCAAATCCGGATGCATTGGAAACGATTCGCGGCTTCCTCCCGGAGATGTATCCCCGTGCCATCGAAGTTATCCAGACCATTGGAGCTGGCGGGCTATTGATGTCTCCGACAGGGGCCGACTTTGATAATCCCGAATTGCGCAGTGATATCGATAAATATTATGGAGGACGTAGCGGGGTATCGGCGGAAGAGCGTGTTCGGGTGTTTAAACTGGCTTGGGATTTATGCGGGGAAGCATTTGGACAGCGCCTCCTTCAATACGAACGCTATTACACGGGTGATCCAGTTCGGAAAAGAGCGATTTTTTATAATAAATATAAGAAAAACAAGAACTTTGCCATGGTCGATGAAGTGCTTAACAAACCGATGCAAGTAGCCATCGATGCGGTTAACCAGTAATTTTAATAGTTGAATGGGGAGGGGGGGCCGTCATGATTTCGTCCGTTGAGAAGCTAATAAAGATACTTGATTTATTCACAAATGAAGAACCCTCACTTGGAAATAAGGAAATAGCTGAAAAATTGAATATGAGTCCAAGCTCATCTCATCATTTAGTGAAAACGATGTGCAAGGATGGGATGCTGATCCAAGGCAAAGATCGAAAGTACCGGCTTGGATGGAAGTTGCTTGAGTGGAGCAGTAGAGTCATGTATCAGCAGGATATTCATTTTGAAGCAGGTCCAATTATAAGTAATCTTGTCCTGCAATTTAGAGGTAATTCTCACATCGGTATGTTTCACGAAGGCGAAGTCAGGTTTGTGATGAAAATGTCGTCCCCTCATGCCGAGCATATGACCACATATATAGGAGCAAGAAAACCGGCTCATTGTACGAGCGCTGGGAAGGTATTGCTTGCCTTTAACCCATCCTTTATTCAGCCCACGCTTGCAAAAGGGCTATTGAAGCACTCAACCAACACGATTACTTGCATCACCCAATTGAATGAAGAGTTAAAGGAAGTCCGCAAACAAGGATTTGCAATTAGTGATGATGAAAATGATTATGGTTTATATGGCGTTGCAGCACCCATTAAATCCTATAATGGCCAAGTCATTGCGGCGCTTAACCTTGTCGGGGATCGGGATTATATGATTGGGAAAGAAAAGACGAGAATTATTCAGTCGGTGATTCGTTCAGCACAAATGATTTCAAAACAAGTTGGTTATATGTCGCTAGTGTAAATTTTTGGACTATTATGAAAATTTAAATGGGAGGTAGTTTATTTATGAAAGGACATGCTCAATCTTCAAAATTAAAGGCTAGATCATTAAATCTCATGAAAGTTATTGAAGACAATAAAAATTTATTGAAACCGCCGGTTAATAACAAAGTGCTTTGGGAAGATTCCGAATTCATCGTCATGCTTCTGGGTGGTCCGAATTATCGGCGCGATTTTCATGTAGACCCTTCAGACGAGCTATTTTATCAGATAAAAGGATCCTGCTATGTAGAATGCATCAATCAAAGCGGCGAGCGTGAAGTAGTGGAGGTGAAAGAAGGGGAAATGTTCATGCTGCCAGCTGACGTACCACATTCCCCTCACCGTGTACCGGATACTTATGGCATTGTCGTAGAGCGTAAGCGTGCTAAAGATGAGCTAGAAGATTTTGTTTGGTTCTGCGGGAATTGTAATCATGAGATGCTCAAAGCTACGATCCAATTGACGAATATTGAGGTCCAGGTGAAAGAGGCGATTGAGGCTTTCAACGGAAGTGAGGAACTTCGCACCTGTAGTGAATGCGGTCATGTCATGTCAGAAAACGTTGAGGCTTGGAAATGCGAATAGATTTCCATACCCATATTCTTCCGTTGGACCTGCCCGACTTAAGCGGTAAATTTGGTCAGGGACGCTGGCCAGTGCTAGAGCGGAAATGTTCTTGCGGGGCAGATATCATGGTAAGCGGAAAGCTGTTCAGGAAAGTGACTGACCAGGTATGGGACCCTGAAAAACGCATTCAGGATATGGATGCGGAAGGAGTCGATATGCAGGTGCTCTCACCTGTGCCAGTGACATTTTCATACTGGGCGCCAATTGACCAGGCGCTATACATGTCCCAGTTCCAGAATGATTTCATCGCCGAGACTGTGAACAGGCATCCAGACAGGTTCATCGGTCTCGGAACTGTACCGCTTCAGGATTTGAAAGTGTCAATTGGGGAAATGGAACGCTGTAAATTTGAGCTGGGCATGGCGGGAATCGAAATCGGTACTAACGTAAATGGAGAAAACCTGGATTCCCCTGTTTTATTGGAATTCTTCCAAATGGCTGAAAAGTGGAATGTCCCACTGTTTATCCACCCATGGGAGACAATGGCAAAAGACCGAACGGAACGGCATAACCTCATGTATACAGTGGCGATGCCGAGTGAAACGGCATTGGCGGCAGCAAGCATTTTATGGAGTGGCGTCATGGAAAAGTTCCCGGATCTGAAAATCTGTTTTGCACATGGCGGGGGCTCATTTCCATATATTTTACCGCGGATCGATCAGGGATGGGAAGTATGGCCTGATTTAAGAAAAACATCAATGCCGCCAAGTTACTATGCGCAAAAGTTTTATTTCGATTCACTGAACTATGATACCCGTAATATTCAGTATCTGATTGACCGTTTTGGATATAAGAAAGTGCTGATGGGTTCCGACTATCCATTTTTATTGAGAGAAAAGCCCCCAGGTCAAGTAATTGATGACACTCTAAATCTATCAGATGAAGTGAAAGCGAATCTTCTAGGGAGAAATGCATTGAGGTTTTTAAATTTGGAATCACGAGGGGAGAAGCATGGAAAAACAGATAAAAGCACCAGAACAAGTCCTTGAAGAACTTGGAATCATGCTTGAGCCGCCAAGGGAAGCGGTCGGCAACTACGTAAGCCACGTCCGGGTGGGAAATTTGATTTTCACATCCGGACAAGGTGTTGATGAATATCACGGCAAGCTTGGCAAAGAGCTGGAGGAAGAGGAAGGGTATCAGGCAGCGAGGCAGTCAATGATTAATCTTCTGAGGGTACTGAAGGAAGAGCTTGGAGAACTATCCAGAGTGAAAAAGGTAATCAAAATTCTCGGAATGGTTAATTCAACAGAAAACTTCACTGGACAGCCCAAAGTATTGAATGGCGCATCAGACCTGCTTGTGGCCGTCTTTGGAGAGAGGGGTAGACATGCTCGGTCAGCAGTGGGAATGGCCCAGCTTCCGAATAACACTGCAATTGAAATTGAAATGGTTGTGGAAATACAAGATTGAGGAACTTGAAATAAGCGGGTGTCTCAATAAAGGGAGAGGGATGTTTCATGCAAGCAGAAAAAGATAGTATAAATACAACTAAATCAATAGATTGCCGGCACTTTATTAACGGGGAATTCCTGAAACCAGATCAATCCAAGACTTTTGACAATATCAATCCCGCAACGGAAAAAATGCTTGGATGGGTTGCAGAAGGAGGAAAAGAGGAGGTGAATCAGGCTGTTTCTGCAGCAAGACATGCTCTTAAAGGTCCTTGGAAATCTTTTACCGATAATGAGCGCTCTGCGGTTCTAAGGAGAATCGGCGATATCATTTTGGAAAAGAAAGAAGAACTGACAATGTTGGAAACCCTTGATACAGGGAAACCATATAGCCTTGCACTGGAAATGGACATCAAGCGTTCAGCTCACAATTTCCACTTTTTTGCGGACTATATCACTACACTTGGTAATGAATCCTTCAATCAGGACAACATTGCACTTCATTATTCCATTAGGCGGCCCGTCGGGGTGGTAGGGATGATCAATCCTTGGAATTTACCCTTGCTATTGCTGACATGGAAATTGGCACCATGCCTGGCAGCTGGCAATACAGCGGTTATGAAACCGGCTGAACTGACACCGATGACAGCGACAAAGTTAATGGAAATATGTAAGGAAGCGGGAGTTCCCGATGGAGTTGTCAACCTTGTGCATGGATATGGTGTAAATTCAGCTGGAGCTGCTCTAAGTGAGCATCCGGACGTCGATGCGATAACATTCACAGGGGAAACAAAAACGGGAACGGCGATCATGAAAGCTGCTGCGCCCACGTTGAAAAAAATCTCCTTTGAACTGGGCGGGAAAAATCCCAATATTGTGTTTGCAGACTCGAATCTTGATGAAGTAATCGAAACGACATTGAAATCAAGTTTCATGAACCAAGGTGAAGTTTGTTTATGTGGATCACGAATCTATGTTCAGCAAGGATTGTATGACGAATTCCTTGAAAAGATGGTCGCGCGAACAAAAAAATTAAAAGTCGGGGATCCGTTTGATTCCGAAACGGATGTAGGAGCTGTAATAGGAAAAGAACATTATAAAAAAGTGATGAGTTACATTGACCTGGCGAAAGAAGAAGGAGCGAAAATATTAACTGGAGGAAGAAGAGCCGGACAGTTTGATAAAGGTTTTTTCATTGAACCGACAATTATTGCCGGAGTTACGCGTGAATCCCGTTGTGTAAGGGAAGAAATTTTTGGTCCTGTGGTAACGGTCATGCCTTTCGAAACGGAAGAAGAAGTACTGGAGTTCGCTAATGATACTCATTACGGACTGGGGGCAACGATCTGGACCAACGATTTAAGGAGGGCGCATCGTGTCGCTTCTAAAATAGAGGCGGGCATTATCTGGGTGAATACCTGGTATTTGCGTGATTTGCGCACACCTTTTGGGGGCATGAAGCACAGTGGCATCGGCCGTGAAGGTGGATCGCATAGCTTCGAATTTTACAGTGAATTGTCTAACGTCACGATTAAATTATAAAGCTCTTTTCGTAAAGATTGTTGTTTTTAAAACGAAACGATTTAAGGTTGATTGGAGCGGAAGTGCGAGACTCCTGCGGGAGCGGCGGGACAGGTGAGACCCCACAGGCGTTCACGCCTCCAGATGCTCACCGCCCGCCCCGCGGAAAGCGAGCATCTGGAGGGGAAATCGACCACACCGCTTTACTTGGTAGATAGCAACAAAGTATGCGAAAACAGCCAATTATAAAGAAGGAGGGAAGCATTCATGAACGTTAGTTTAACAGAATGGTCTGCCAGGTTTTTGAAAGCGGAAAAAACAGGAATTGCAGTTTCGGCCCCCACCAGTGAAATTCCGGATTTGGACGTGGAGGATGCCTACCAAATCCAGCTTGAAACCATACGAAGGAAAATCCAGTCCGGTCTGGAAGTATCAGGTAAGAAAATAGGCTTGACTTCAAAGGCTATGCAGGAGGTTCTGGGAGTGAATGAACCAGATTATGGACATTTACTTGATGGGATGAAAATAGAAAATAATGGATGTGTTTCGAGTCTGCGGTTGATCCAACCGAAAGTGGAGGCAGAAGTAGCTTTTATTTTAAAGAAAGATCTCCATGGTCCCAATATTACGGTTGAAAATGTAATCGAAGCGACTGATTATGTGGTTGCTTCGATCGAAGTGGTTGATAGCCGGGTGATGGACTGGAAGATTAAACTTCCGGACACTGTGGCGGATAATGCATCATCGGGGCTATATATTCTGGGAGATCGCAAAATTCAATTAAGCGATATCAACCTCCCTACCATTCGAATGAGCCTTTATAAAAATGGCGAATTCATAAACCAAGGAACAGGTGAAGCAGTACTTGGAAATCCAGCAACGTGCGTAGCCTGGCTGGCAAATAAACTGCATGGGTTTAAAGGTTCATTGAAAGCGGGCGAAGTAATTTTGTCCGGTGCGTTATCCGCAGCAATCGAAGCGAAACCAGGTGACCGTTTTTCTGCTGACTTTGGAGAAAAACTTGGAAAGGTTTCGGTTAATTTTGAGTGAAAGGAGCCCAGCGGCCTTGAAAAAACTAAAAGTAGGCATTATTGGATCAGGGAATATCGGCACGGACCTAATGATGAAAATTCATCGGTCGGATGTTCTGGAAATGTCGGTTATGATTGGTATCGACACGGAATCAGAGGGTTTGAAGAAGGCAAGGATGCACGGACATCATGTCATTGAAAATGGCATGGATGGTTTTTTGGAAAGTCCGGAGCTTGCAGACATTTTATTCGATGCCACATCTGCGAAGGCGCATGTTTTTCACTGCAAAGCCTTGAAAAAGATGAACAAAAAGCTGATAGACTTGACTCCTGCCGCAATCGGACCGTTTATCGTTCCTTCCGTGAATTTAAAAGAAAATTTGAATGAGGCGGTCGTTAACATGATTACATGCGGCGGTCAGGCGACAATCCCCATCGTTCATGCGATCAGTCAAGTGGTCCTGGTCGAATATGCCGAGATAATAGCGACAATTTCCAGCAGGAGTGCCGGTCCGGGAACCCGTGCCAATATTGATGAATTCACCCAAACGACGGCAAGGGCCTTGGAACAGGTGGGTGGAGCGAAAAAAGGAAAAGCTATCATTCTGCTAAATCCGGCCGAACCGCCACTCATCATGAGGGATACCATTCATTGTCTGCTTCAATCGGAATCCTTTGATGTGGAAGAAATAACAACATCCATAACTAAGATGGCGGAAAAAGTCTCTGAATATGTTCCAGGATATCGCCTGAAGACAGAGCCGATATTTGATGGGAAACAAATAACGGTCCTACTTGAAGTGAAAGGGTTAGGGGATTTTCTTCCCGTATATGCAGGCAATTTGGATATAATGACTGCTTCAGCTGTAAAAGTAGGGGAAGAGATCGCTAAAAGCCAATTCGAACAATTTGTTTGAAAAAGGTAATCGGAACTGTAAAGGTGGGGTTCATTTGCGTAAAGATGTATTGGTGACTGAAGTTGCATTGCGGGATGGGAGCCATGTAGTGGCACATCAATTCACCATCGATCAAGTAAAGAACATGACTGGGAAACTTAGTGCTGCAGGTGTCCCTTATATTGAAGTGTCGCATGGAGATGGCCTAGGAGGATCATCCTTACAATATGGTTTTTCAAAAGTGAATGATATTGAATTGGTGGAAGCCGCTGTTGAATCAGCAGGCCAATCGGTTATTTCAGTACTTTTAATCCCTGGAATAGGGACAATCGATCAATTAAGGGAAGCTGCTCAAGTTGGGGCGAAAATGGCGCGGATTGCAACCCACGTAACGGAAGCGGATGTCTCAAAGCAACATCTGGAAGCTGCGAAACATCTCGGTATGGAAGCAATCGGTTTTTTAATGATGTCTCACATGGCATCACCGGAAAAACTTCTTGAACAAGCCATTTTAATGGAATCCTATGGAGCGGATGCTGTGTATGTTGTTGATTCAGCAGGATCTTTTTTGCCCCAAGATGTGAAGACGCGGATCAGGTTATTAAGATCGAAGCTGAATATCGATATCGGTTTCCATGCCCATAATAACTTATCGCTCGCTGTGGCAAATTCGCTAGTGGCAATTGAAGAAGGGGCGAATAGGATCGATGGCAGCATCCGCTGTCTCGGTGCAGGGGCTGGTAATACCCAGACGGAAGTGCTTGTTGCCGTTCTGGATAGGATGGGTATCCGTACCGAAATTGACTTATATAAAATGCTCGATCTTTCGGAGGAAGTTGGAAATACAATCATGCCCAAGCCCCAGGAAATAACAGACTCGAGTTTAATCATGGGTTATAGTGGCGTGTACTCCAGCTTTTTATTGCATGCAAATAAAGCGGCGAAAAAGTATGGAGTTGATGCCCGGGATATTTTGCTGGAGCTTGGCCGACAAAATGTGGTTGGGGGTCAGGAAGATACCATAATAGAAGTAGCTGAGCAAATGGCGTTGCAGAAAGGAGGGACTTTAAGATGAAACTAGATCAACTAGCAAAACGGGTAGCCGAATCGCAAAAAAGCGGAAGTGAAATGGATAAGCTTACATTATCCAATCCTGAACTAACAGTAAAGCAAGCATATGAAATTCAGAAGTTGAGCATAAATGAGACGATCAATGGTGATAACAGATTCATCGGGTGGAAGATGGGCTTGACGAGCAAAGCCAAACAACAGCAAGTAGGGGTAAAGGAAGCAATCTATGGCAGATTGACATCTGCAATGGAACTAACTAAACCAGTATTAAAAGTTGGGGAACTCATTCATCCGAGAGTGGAACCCGAATTTGCCTTTTTGTTCAAGGACGAACTGAAAGGTGCAAATATAACCGCGAAAGATGTCTGGCCGGCTGTAGAATGTGTATTTCTTGCACTAGAAGTTATTGACAGCCGTTATAAAAATTTTTCTTTTACACTTACCGATGTAGTAGCGGATAACGCATCCTCAGCCAAAATCCTGCTTAGCAATCAAGCTTATTCTCCGTACCACACGGACTGGGCTCAAGCAGAAGTTACGCTTTATCAAAATGGTGAAATGCAAAAGAGGGGTCTTGGAGAAGCTGTACTCGATCATCCGATTCACTCGATTGTGGAACTTGTAAAAATGATCAGCCGTGAAGGGCTTTCCATTCAGGCTGGAATGATTGTATTGGTAGGCGGAATTACAGATGCCGTTTCCATACAGGCAAACGATGAAATAATAGCGGATTACGGTGAACTAGGGAAACTGACATTACATGTTATATCGTGAAATATGGCAAAGGGGAGGGAATTAATTGCGTGAAGTTAATGCTTCGGAAGTGGTAGGTAATAGTAGATTTGGCCGTTTTCATTTAATGGTCTTTATGTGGTGTTTGTTCGCAATTACCTTCGATGGATTTGATATAGCCATGTACGGAGTTGGTTTACCTTTGATGATGGAGGAATGGAACTTGACGCCCGTCGAAGCTGGCGGAATAGCAAGTTATTCATTGTTCGGAATGATGGTGGGAGCCCTCATATTTGCACCCCTGGCGGATAAACTAGGGAGAAAAAAAGTGCTTGCCATTTGTATATGTTTATTCAGTGTCTTTACATTACTTTCAAGTTTTGCCCCGAATCCTGCCTTTTTCTCGGTTATACGATTTATAGCAGCCTCGGGAATGGGAGGATTAATGCCAAATGTCATCTCCTTAATGGCGGAATATTCTCCCAAAAAGAATAAGGTGTTCATTGTAACCACTATGTACTGTGGTTATTCTATCGGAAGCATACTCGCTTCTTTAATTGGAATGTATGTGATGGAACAAATGAGTTGGAGGGTTTTGTATTGGATCGGGGCCCTTCCTTTACTGGCACTGCCATTCTTCATGAAGCAATTTCCTGAATCGCTTTCCTATTATGTTATTCGG
This window encodes:
- a CDS encoding 2-keto-4-pentenoate hydratase, encoding MNVSLTEWSARFLKAEKTGIAVSAPTSEIPDLDVEDAYQIQLETIRRKIQSGLEVSGKKIGLTSKAMQEVLGVNEPDYGHLLDGMKIENNGCVSSLRLIQPKVEAEVAFILKKDLHGPNITVENVIEATDYVVASIEVVDSRVMDWKIKLPDTVADNASSGLYILGDRKIQLSDINLPTIRMSLYKNGEFINQGTGEAVLGNPATCVAWLANKLHGFKGSLKAGEVILSGALSAAIEAKPGDRFSADFGEKLGKVSVNFE
- a CDS encoding flavin reductase family protein; protein product: MDGRELRNCFGKFPTGVTIVSWFDGKVQKGITVNSFTSVSLDPPLALVSIHKEAKACTGMKGKSFTINILSDEQESIAWQFAGNKQETLEIDWENKGISPKINGSVAWMECKPWKEYDAGDHVLFIGEVQEIHFEDLEALTFYRGKMGSAKQLVK
- a CDS encoding 2-keto-4-pentenoate hydratase; the protein is MKLDQLAKRVAESQKSGSEMDKLTLSNPELTVKQAYEIQKLSINETINGDNRFIGWKMGLTSKAKQQQVGVKEAIYGRLTSAMELTKPVLKVGELIHPRVEPEFAFLFKDELKGANITAKDVWPAVECVFLALEVIDSRYKNFSFTLTDVVADNASSAKILLSNQAYSPYHTDWAQAEVTLYQNGEMQKRGLGEAVLDHPIHSIVELVKMISREGLSIQAGMIVLVGGITDAVSIQANDEIIADYGELGKLTLHVIS
- a CDS encoding protein kinase domain-containing protein, translating into MKFKEIFLIARFKNYRKKTFITALPKISVKLSMIIHISTLMNNGLFRLEYMKVVREVSILRSLRKIYQFFVDIPLKKGVVLNDRYEVKAVIGTGSYGLVYLCNDLKKNENIVIKQLRKSKRRSKKELKQFENEMTILRMLNHKNIPKFHENFSHDGNVYFVMDFIEADNLEDHIFLNQLTFNEKESLFFLDELVGLVSYLHGHDICHQDLRIPNILLKNHQPILIDFGLSKMINSADLAQESILQQKRQDFYDLGEILLYVLYTTYASKSKKALPWTEELSLEKETVHILKRLLSIQEPYSDIKEISMDLQAALQSKKLN
- a CDS encoding 3-hydroxyanthranilate 3,4-dioxygenase, yielding MKGHAQSSKLKARSLNLMKVIEDNKNLLKPPVNNKVLWEDSEFIVMLLGGPNYRRDFHVDPSDELFYQIKGSCYVECINQSGEREVVEVKEGEMFMLPADVPHSPHRVPDTYGIVVERKRAKDELEDFVWFCGNCNHEMLKATIQLTNIEVQVKEAIEAFNGSEELRTCSECGHVMSENVEAWKCE
- a CDS encoding aldehyde dehydrogenase, which codes for MQAEKDSINTTKSIDCRHFINGEFLKPDQSKTFDNINPATEKMLGWVAEGGKEEVNQAVSAARHALKGPWKSFTDNERSAVLRRIGDIILEKKEELTMLETLDTGKPYSLALEMDIKRSAHNFHFFADYITTLGNESFNQDNIALHYSIRRPVGVVGMINPWNLPLLLLTWKLAPCLAAGNTAVMKPAELTPMTATKLMEICKEAGVPDGVVNLVHGYGVNSAGAALSEHPDVDAITFTGETKTGTAIMKAAAPTLKKISFELGGKNPNIVFADSNLDEVIETTLKSSFMNQGEVCLCGSRIYVQQGLYDEFLEKMVARTKKLKVGDPFDSETDVGAVIGKEHYKKVMSYIDLAKEEGAKILTGGRRAGQFDKGFFIEPTIIAGVTRESRCVREEIFGPVVTVMPFETEEEVLEFANDTHYGLGATIWTNDLRRAHRVASKIEAGIIWVNTWYLRDLRTPFGGMKHSGIGREGGSHSFEFYSELSNVTIKL
- a CDS encoding 4-hydroxyphenylacetate 3-hydroxylase family protein, with the translated sequence MAIKTGEEYINRIKSRKPEVWLGGRVVEDIYNEPIFKQPIQEIAKLYDIQHDPEYLDEITHICKETGERVNNAFLFPKTSEDLQKRSKLFEVYARMTYGLMGRTPDFLNVVVTSMAHNSWFLDEYNKDWSKNIKDYYAYIRDNDLFLTHAIINPQNDRSKQSHEQKETYTHLGTVEEREEGILVRGAKMLATLAPITDEVIIYSFPGFTPGDERHAVAFALPIDTPGLRIICREPMQDGTRSMFDHPLASRYEEMDALLVFNDVLVPWNRVFLYNNVEAANRLYPMTGIAEQPAHQSGVRGYIKLAFAVEVACKVADSIGVDGFLHVQRDLGELVQSVEVIRSLLRVAEYEYTINDYGEARPNPDALETIRGFLPEMYPRAIEVIQTIGAGGLLMSPTGADFDNPELRSDIDKYYGGRSGVSAEERVRVFKLAWDLCGEAFGQRLLQYERYYTGDPVRKRAIFYNKYKKNKNFAMVDEVLNKPMQVAIDAVNQ
- a CDS encoding acetaldehyde dehydrogenase (acetylating) translates to MKKLKVGIIGSGNIGTDLMMKIHRSDVLEMSVMIGIDTESEGLKKARMHGHHVIENGMDGFLESPELADILFDATSAKAHVFHCKALKKMNKKLIDLTPAAIGPFIVPSVNLKENLNEAVVNMITCGGQATIPIVHAISQVVLVEYAEIIATISSRSAGPGTRANIDEFTQTTARALEQVGGAKKGKAIILLNPAEPPLIMRDTIHCLLQSESFDVEEITTSITKMAEKVSEYVPGYRLKTEPIFDGKQITVLLEVKGLGDFLPVYAGNLDIMTASAVKVGEEIAKSQFEQFV
- the dmpG gene encoding 4-hydroxy-2-oxovalerate aldolase; this encodes MRKDVLVTEVALRDGSHVVAHQFTIDQVKNMTGKLSAAGVPYIEVSHGDGLGGSSLQYGFSKVNDIELVEAAVESAGQSVISVLLIPGIGTIDQLREAAQVGAKMARIATHVTEADVSKQHLEAAKHLGMEAIGFLMMSHMASPEKLLEQAILMESYGADAVYVVDSAGSFLPQDVKTRIRLLRSKLNIDIGFHAHNNLSLAVANSLVAIEEGANRIDGSIRCLGAGAGNTQTEVLVAVLDRMGIRTEIDLYKMLDLSEEVGNTIMPKPQEITDSSLIMGYSGVYSSFLLHANKAAKKYGVDARDILLELGRQNVVGGQEDTIIEVAEQMALQKGGTLR
- a CDS encoding amidohydrolase family protein is translated as MEMRIDFHTHILPLDLPDLSGKFGQGRWPVLERKCSCGADIMVSGKLFRKVTDQVWDPEKRIQDMDAEGVDMQVLSPVPVTFSYWAPIDQALYMSQFQNDFIAETVNRHPDRFIGLGTVPLQDLKVSIGEMERCKFELGMAGIEIGTNVNGENLDSPVLLEFFQMAEKWNVPLFIHPWETMAKDRTERHNLMYTVAMPSETALAAASILWSGVMEKFPDLKICFAHGGGSFPYILPRIDQGWEVWPDLRKTSMPPSYYAQKFYFDSLNYDTRNIQYLIDRFGYKKVLMGSDYPFLLREKPPGQVIDDTLNLSDEVKANLLGRNALRFLNLESRGEKHGKTDKSTRTSP
- a CDS encoding IclR family transcriptional regulator, translated to MISSVEKLIKILDLFTNEEPSLGNKEIAEKLNMSPSSSHHLVKTMCKDGMLIQGKDRKYRLGWKLLEWSSRVMYQQDIHFEAGPIISNLVLQFRGNSHIGMFHEGEVRFVMKMSSPHAEHMTTYIGARKPAHCTSAGKVLLAFNPSFIQPTLAKGLLKHSTNTITCITQLNEELKEVRKQGFAISDDENDYGLYGVAAPIKSYNGQVIAALNLVGDRDYMIGKEKTRIIQSVIRSAQMISKQVGYMSLV
- a CDS encoding RidA family protein — encoded protein: MEKQIKAPEQVLEELGIMLEPPREAVGNYVSHVRVGNLIFTSGQGVDEYHGKLGKELEEEEGYQAARQSMINLLRVLKEELGELSRVKKVIKILGMVNSTENFTGQPKVLNGASDLLVAVFGERGRHARSAVGMAQLPNNTAIEIEMVVEIQD